One genomic window of Pagrus major chromosome 22, Pma_NU_1.0 includes the following:
- the adorb1a gene encoding adenosine A2c receptor, giving the protein MTAELVIAFLSTIGNVLVCVAVGINRKLRTVTNYFLVSLAVADICVGTIAIPCAILTDIGLPRHNLYLCLLMLSVLIMFTQSSIFSLLAVAVERYVAIFMPFRYQVLMTSRNAVLVILTMWLLAFLIGLVPLMGWHKTPPDSGYCFFVLVVDMTYMVYFNFFACVLTPLVIMFLIYAQIFVTVKRQVRRIASEQRGRGEGQMKAAASMRREMKTATSLFLVLFLFTICWIPLHIINCFLLLCPHCPVPFELLLTAIILSHANSAVNPFLYAYTMTAYRDTFKAIFLCCRAVGDREASNVASGDDREC; this is encoded by the coding sequence ATGACTGCTGAGCTCGTTATTGCCTTTCTCTCCACCATCGGCAACGTACTAGTCTGTGTTGCCGTGGGCATCAACCGCAAGTTGCGCACCGTCACCAACTACTTCCTGGTCTCGCTCGCGGTCGCTGACATCTGTGTGGGCACCATTGCCATCCCCTGTGCCATCCTGACTGACATTGGTTTGCCTCGTCACAACCTCTACCTGTGTCTGCTCATGCTGAGTGTCTTAATCATGTTCACCCAGAGCTCCATCTTCAGCCTGCTGGCGGTGGCTGTGGAGCGCTACGTGGCCATCTTCATGCCCTTCCGCTACCAGGTCCTGATGACGTCTCGCAACGCTGTGTTAGTGATCCTGACCATGTGGCTGCTGGCCTTTCTCATCGGGCTTGTTCCTCTCATGGGCTGGCACAAGACACCGCCCGATTCCGGCTACTGCTTCTTTGTCTTGGTGGTGGACATGACCTACATGGTCTATTTCAACTTCTTTGCTTGTGTGCTGACACCCTTGGTGATCATGTTCCTCATCTATGCCCAAATTTTCGTCACAGTGAAGCGGCAGGTGAGGCGCATCGCATCtgagcagagaggcagaggggaggGACAGATGAAGGCTGCAGCCAGCATGCGTCGGGAGATGAAGACTGCCACGTCGCTTTTTCTCGTTCTGTTCCTCTTCACAATTTGCTGGATCCCGCTCCACATAATCAactgcttcctgctgctctgcccACATTGCCCCGTGCCGTTTGAGCTGCTGCTTACCGCTATCATCCTGTCACACGCCAACTCTGCTGTCAACCCCTTCCTGTATGCATACACAATGACGGCTTACAGGGACACCTTCAAAgctatttttttgtgttgcagggCGGTGGGAGACAGAGAAGCTTCAAATGTAGCTAGCGGTGATGATAGAGAATGCTAA